In Bubalus bubalis isolate 160015118507 breed Murrah chromosome 3, NDDB_SH_1, whole genome shotgun sequence, a genomic segment contains:
- the EXOSC3 gene encoding exosome complex component RRP40 isoform X1, whose protein sequence is MAEAAGVPAESLAGCRARAARTVLDQVVLPGEELLLPDQEDGDGPGGAGERPLRLNAAARSRGRVVCGPGLRRCGDRLLVTKCGRLRHKEPGSGSGGGVYWVDSQQKRYVPVKGDHVIGIVTAKSGDIFKVDVGGSEPASLSYLAFEGATKRNRPNVQVGDLIYGQFVVANKDMEPEMVCIDSCGRANGMGVIGQDGLLFKVTLGLIRKLLAPDCEILQEVGKLYPLEIVFGMNGRIWVKAKTIQQTLILANILEACEHMTADQRKQIFSRLAES, encoded by the exons ATGGCCGAAGCAGCGGGTGTTCCAGCGGAGTCCCTGGCTGGCTGCAGGGCGCGGGCAGCACGGACGGTGCTAGATCAAGTGGTGCTGCCGGGcgaggagctgctgctgccagATCAGGAGGACGGAGACGGCCCAGGAGGTGCAGGGGAGCGACCGCTGCGCCTAAACGCCGCAGCGCGCTCCCGGGGACGCGTGGTGTGCGGCCCAGGCTTGCGGCGCTGCGGAGACCGACTGCTGGTCACCAAGTGCGGCCGGCTCCGTCACAAGGAACCTGGCAGTGGCAGCGGCGGTGGCGTTTACTGGGTGGACTCGCAGCAGAAGCGG TATGTCCCGGTGAAAGGAGACCATGTGATTGGCATAGTGACAGCTAAGTCTGGAGACATATTCAAAGTTGATGTTGGAGGGAGTGAGCCAGCTTCCCTGTCTTACTTGGCATTTGAAGGTGCAACTAAAAGAAACAGACCTAATGTGCAG GTTGGAGATCTCATCTATGGCCAGTTTGTGGTTGCTAATAAAGATATGGAACCAGAGATGGTCTGTATTGACAGCTGTGGACGAGCCAATGGAATGGGTGTGATTGGACAGGATGGTCTGCTTTTTAAAGTCACTTTGGGCTTAATTAGAAA GCTGTTAGCTCCAGACTGCGAAATCCTACAAGAAGTGGGAAAACTCTACCCCTTGGAGATAGTATTTGGAATGAATGGAAGAATATGGGTTAAGGCAAAAACCATTCAGCAGACTCTGATTTTGGCAAACATTTTAGAAGCTTGTGAACACATGACAGCAgatcaaagaaaacaaatcttcTCCAGATTGGCAGAGAGCTGA
- the EXOSC3 gene encoding exosome complex component RRP40 isoform X2 has protein sequence MAEAAGVPAESLAGCRARAARTVLDQVVLPGEELLLPDQEDGDGPGGAGERPLRLNAAARSRGRVVCGPGLRRCGDRLLVTKCGRLRHKEPGSGSGGGVYWVDSQQKRYVPVKGDHVIGIVTAKSGDIFKVDVGGSEPASLSYLAFEGATKRNRPNVQAVSSRLRNPTRSGKTLPLGDSIWNEWKNMG, from the exons ATGGCCGAAGCAGCGGGTGTTCCAGCGGAGTCCCTGGCTGGCTGCAGGGCGCGGGCAGCACGGACGGTGCTAGATCAAGTGGTGCTGCCGGGcgaggagctgctgctgccagATCAGGAGGACGGAGACGGCCCAGGAGGTGCAGGGGAGCGACCGCTGCGCCTAAACGCCGCAGCGCGCTCCCGGGGACGCGTGGTGTGCGGCCCAGGCTTGCGGCGCTGCGGAGACCGACTGCTGGTCACCAAGTGCGGCCGGCTCCGTCACAAGGAACCTGGCAGTGGCAGCGGCGGTGGCGTTTACTGGGTGGACTCGCAGCAGAAGCGG TATGTCCCGGTGAAAGGAGACCATGTGATTGGCATAGTGACAGCTAAGTCTGGAGACATATTCAAAGTTGATGTTGGAGGGAGTGAGCCAGCTTCCCTGTCTTACTTGGCATTTGAAGGTGCAACTAAAAGAAACAGACCTAATGTGCAG GCTGTTAGCTCCAGACTGCGAAATCCTACAAGAAGTGGGAAAACTCTACCCCTTGGAGATAGTATTTGGAATGAATGGAAGAATATGGGTTAA